A window from Malania oleifera isolate guangnan ecotype guangnan chromosome 7, ASM2987363v1, whole genome shotgun sequence encodes these proteins:
- the LOC131159359 gene encoding uncharacterized protein LOC131159359 isoform X1, whose protein sequence is MELELVKKFLEKDGAENAPTINGMPTKFFEPFIIQGLRADFVEPGRVVCSMKVPPRLLNSGNSMHGGAIASLVDLAGSAAIFSVGAPSSGVSVEINVSYLDAAYAGTLCSTHFWILPRTELKQTTSPPVLIILFVIGVVYEEIEIEAKALRVGKAVAVVSVELRKKETGKVIAQGRHTKYLTVRSKM, encoded by the exons ATGGAGCTAGAATTGGTGAAGAAGTTCTTGGAGAAGGATGGAGCTGAAAACGCGCCGACAATCAATGGGATGCCCACCAAATTCTTCGAACCTTTCATCATCCAAGGCCTCAGAGCTGATTTCGTCGAACCCGGTCGGGTCGTTTGTTCCATGAAAGTCCCCCCTCGATTACTg AACTCAGGCAATTCTATGCACGGTGGCGCCATTGCGAGTCTCGTGGATTTGGCGGGCTCAGCCGCAATATTCTCCGTTGGAGCTCCATCGTCTGGAGTTTCGGTAGAGATCAACGTATCCTACTTGGATGCTGCTTATGCTGGT ACATTGTGCTCAACCCATTTTTGGATTTTGCCCAGAACAGAACTGAAGCAGACCACTTCACCTCCAGTGCTAATAATTTTGTTCGTCATTGGAGTGgtttat GAGGAAATCGAGATTGAGGCCAAGGCTTTGCGAGTTGGGAAGGCTGTTGCCGTTGTCAGTGTTGAGTTGAGAAAGAAGGAAACTGGGAAAGTCATTGCCCAGGGGCGCCATACCAAGTATCTCACTGTCCGTAGTAAAATGTGA
- the LOC131159359 gene encoding uncharacterized protein LOC131159359 isoform X2 — MELELVKKFLEKDGAENAPTINGMPTKFFEPFIIQGLRADFVEPGRVVCSMKVPPRLLNSGNSMHGGAIASLVDLAGSAAIFSVGAPSSGVSVEINVSYLDAAYAGEEIEIEAKALRVGKAVAVVSVELRKKETGKVIAQGRHTKYLTVRSKM; from the exons ATGGAGCTAGAATTGGTGAAGAAGTTCTTGGAGAAGGATGGAGCTGAAAACGCGCCGACAATCAATGGGATGCCCACCAAATTCTTCGAACCTTTCATCATCCAAGGCCTCAGAGCTGATTTCGTCGAACCCGGTCGGGTCGTTTGTTCCATGAAAGTCCCCCCTCGATTACTg AACTCAGGCAATTCTATGCACGGTGGCGCCATTGCGAGTCTCGTGGATTTGGCGGGCTCAGCCGCAATATTCTCCGTTGGAGCTCCATCGTCTGGAGTTTCGGTAGAGATCAACGTATCCTACTTGGATGCTGCTTATGCTGGT GAGGAAATCGAGATTGAGGCCAAGGCTTTGCGAGTTGGGAAGGCTGTTGCCGTTGTCAGTGTTGAGTTGAGAAAGAAGGAAACTGGGAAAGTCATTGCCCAGGGGCGCCATACCAAGTATCTCACTGTCCGTAGTAAAATGTGA